One Mycobacteroides salmoniphilum DNA segment encodes these proteins:
- a CDS encoding alpha/beta hydrolase, which yields MTEISRRRLLQMGATLGAGAALLPTLAAPARAAADVTSGSFVSEARGGIPTGWKVARPPGVDWPVRPVIMLHGRDENAERTIYWGYERMLGDLVAAGAPPFAVAAIDGGNSYWHPHQNGDDPGAMIIDEFLPMLADQEGLDVSRVAFMGWSAGGYGALLNGARLGGPRTAAVAAVSPSIWLSYPEATADAFDNEENWEENSVFGRPQLNGMPVWVSSGYDDRFYTASKVFAEQLAAPPAGEFGPGAHEGGYWLSQVPQALGWIAPILAA from the coding sequence GTGACCGAAATCAGCCGACGTCGCCTGTTGCAGATGGGTGCCACGCTCGGGGCTGGTGCTGCGCTTCTTCCGACGCTGGCGGCACCCGCACGGGCTGCCGCCGACGTCACCAGCGGGTCCTTCGTCTCCGAGGCCCGTGGAGGCATTCCCACCGGGTGGAAGGTAGCCAGGCCGCCCGGAGTCGACTGGCCCGTGCGCCCGGTCATCATGTTGCACGGCCGCGACGAGAACGCCGAGCGGACCATCTACTGGGGTTACGAGCGGATGCTCGGGGATTTGGTCGCGGCGGGCGCCCCACCCTTCGCGGTCGCGGCGATCGACGGTGGCAACAGCTACTGGCATCCACACCAGAACGGCGACGACCCCGGCGCGATGATCATCGACGAGTTCCTACCGATGCTCGCCGACCAGGAGGGGCTCGACGTCTCCCGCGTCGCTTTCATGGGATGGTCCGCGGGCGGCTACGGCGCGCTGCTCAACGGTGCTCGCCTGGGCGGGCCCAGGACGGCCGCCGTCGCCGCGGTGAGCCCGTCGATCTGGCTGTCCTATCCCGAGGCCACCGCGGACGCCTTCGACAACGAGGAGAACTGGGAAGAGAACTCGGTTTTCGGGCGACCCCAGCTCAACGGGATGCCGGTGTGGGTGTCGTCCGGCTATGACGACAGGTTCTACACCGCCAGTAAGGTTTTCGCCGAGCAGCTGGCGGCACCGCCAGCCGGCGAGTTCGGTCCGGGCGCGCATGAGGGCGGGTATTGGTTATCTCAGGTCCCGCAGGCACTGGGCTGGATCGCGCCGATCCTGGCCGCCTAG
- a CDS encoding alpha/beta hydrolase yields the protein MRDLSRRSLLKLGAATGAGAALTALPGMGAFPARADGAIAAGSFVSAARGGVRTEWRIARPPGVTGPIRPIIALHGKGQTAAGVMEGGVENMLAQAVGAGAKPFALVSVDGGGGYWHKRASGEDSGAMVLSEFIPLLAEQGLDTSRVAFLGWSMGGYGAMLLGSRLGAGRTAAITAVSPALWTSSGAAAPGAFDGADDYAANSVWGLAALNSIPLRIDCGDSDPFYSATKQFIAQLPTPPAGGFSPGGHDGSFWSSQIGAELAWMSPLLTA from the coding sequence ATGCGCGATCTGTCCCGACGCTCCCTACTCAAGCTCGGCGCGGCAACCGGTGCCGGCGCCGCACTAACCGCCCTTCCCGGCATGGGGGCCTTCCCGGCCCGCGCTGACGGCGCCATCGCCGCGGGCTCGTTTGTCTCCGCGGCGCGGGGCGGGGTCCGCACCGAATGGCGTATCGCACGGCCACCCGGTGTCACCGGCCCCATCCGGCCCATCATCGCGCTGCACGGCAAGGGCCAGACGGCCGCCGGAGTCATGGAGGGCGGCGTGGAGAACATGCTGGCCCAGGCCGTGGGCGCGGGCGCCAAGCCGTTCGCCCTGGTAAGCGTCGACGGAGGCGGCGGCTACTGGCACAAGCGGGCCTCGGGCGAGGATTCCGGCGCCATGGTGCTCAGCGAATTCATTCCCCTGCTCGCCGAGCAGGGACTGGACACCTCGCGCGTCGCGTTCCTGGGCTGGTCCATGGGCGGGTACGGCGCCATGCTGCTGGGCTCACGCCTGGGCGCCGGACGCACCGCCGCCATCACCGCGGTCAGTCCGGCGCTGTGGACATCCTCGGGTGCGGCTGCGCCGGGTGCCTTCGACGGCGCCGACGACTACGCCGCCAACTCGGTATGGGGGCTGGCCGCGCTGAACTCCATCCCGCTGCGCATCGACTGCGGTGACAGCGATCCGTTCTACAGCGCCACCAAGCAATTCATCGCCCAGCTGCCGACTCCTCCCGCGGGCGGGTTTAGTCCCGGCGGCCACGACGGCTCCTTCTGGAGCTCGCAAATCGGCGCGGAACTGGCCTGGATGTCGCCCCTGCTCACCGCGTAG
- a CDS encoding pyridoxal phosphate-dependent aminotransferase has product MSTIMPVPSTAQTFDSVAAVVGLSRRSDVPPFYVMDVLTAAAARQRTHGDVISLAAGQPSTGAPAVVLDAVRQALGTHVLGYTETLGLPELRDAIAAYHRERSGIEVQADDVVVTTGSSGGFTLLFLAAFDVGDTVVMTRPGYPAYRNCLAALGCRVVEIDCGPQTRYQPTVAMLEAVLQEEGRPPAGLIVASPANPTGTIIDTAELEALALWCEANGTLLISDEIYHGLSYGNQKTSSAWEFSREAVVMGSVSKYFSMTGWRLGWMLVPRRFLRAVDRLSSNFTICPPAVSQYGALAAFSPEARVELDGHVRRYAANRTLLIDGLAAAGISRIAPPDGAFYAYADIEHMTGNAEQWCADLLARTGVAVAPGIDFDTVHGHHTVRLSFAGSPDAIEEALARLGRG; this is encoded by the coding sequence ATGTCGACCATCATGCCGGTTCCGTCTACAGCCCAGACATTCGATAGCGTCGCAGCCGTGGTAGGTCTCTCGCGGCGTTCGGATGTGCCGCCGTTCTACGTTATGGACGTGCTGACGGCCGCCGCCGCGCGCCAGCGCACGCATGGGGACGTGATCTCCCTGGCCGCCGGGCAGCCGTCGACAGGCGCTCCCGCGGTAGTTCTCGACGCGGTGCGCCAGGCACTCGGCACGCATGTGCTCGGATACACCGAAACACTCGGACTGCCGGAGCTGCGTGACGCGATCGCCGCGTACCACCGTGAGCGTTCGGGCATCGAGGTCCAGGCGGACGACGTCGTCGTCACCACGGGATCCTCGGGCGGATTCACGCTGCTTTTCCTCGCGGCCTTCGACGTCGGCGACACCGTGGTGATGACCCGGCCCGGATACCCCGCATATCGTAATTGTCTTGCCGCACTGGGCTGCCGGGTTGTCGAGATCGACTGCGGTCCCCAGACGCGATACCAGCCGACGGTCGCGATGTTGGAGGCAGTCTTGCAGGAGGAAGGGCGGCCACCGGCAGGTCTCATCGTCGCCAGCCCCGCCAACCCCACTGGCACGATCATCGACACGGCCGAGCTGGAGGCCCTCGCGCTCTGGTGCGAGGCCAACGGCACCCTGCTGATATCCGACGAGATTTATCACGGACTGTCTTACGGCAACCAAAAGACCTCCAGTGCATGGGAATTCAGCCGCGAAGCGGTAGTGATGGGCTCGGTGTCGAAGTACTTCTCGATGACGGGCTGGCGGCTGGGTTGGATGCTGGTGCCGCGCCGGTTCCTGCGGGCCGTCGATCGGCTGTCCTCCAACTTCACCATCTGTCCGCCGGCGGTATCTCAGTACGGAGCGTTGGCGGCGTTCAGCCCCGAGGCGCGTGTCGAGCTCGACGGGCATGTGCGCCGGTACGCGGCCAACCGGACCCTGCTCATCGACGGTCTCGCCGCAGCGGGAATCTCCAGGATCGCGCCACCCGACGGCGCGTTTTATGCGTATGCCGATATCGAGCACATGACCGGTAACGCCGAACAATGGTGTGCGGACCTGTTGGCGCGCACTGGGGTAGCCGTCGCGCCCGGCATCGACTTCGACACCGTGCACGGTCACCACACCGTCCGCCTGAGCTTCGCGGGAAGCCCAGATGCGATCGAGGAGGCGTTGGCGCGGCTTGGTCGGGGCTGA